A single Eleginops maclovinus isolate JMC-PN-2008 ecotype Puerto Natales chromosome 5, JC_Emac_rtc_rv5, whole genome shotgun sequence DNA region contains:
- the inab gene encoding internexin neuronal intermediate filament protein, alpha b → MSYGSESFSASSYRKIFGESPRYASSPSRSTVNLSSRTGYRSTSASRSSASVLGSYNRKSGRSMPMETFDLTQSNNLNNEFKIVRTNEKEQMQGLNDRFAMFIDKVRNLEQHNAVLETELTTLRQRQAEPSRLAELYQQEIRELRSQLEGLSGEKSQFMIERDSIEDELQKLRGKYEDEFRAREEAEALLKAFKKDVDDATMVRLDLEKKVESLLDEINFLRKVHEEEVAELTDMIHAAQVSVEMEVSKPDLTSALKEIRGQYESMASKNLQSAEEWYKTKFADLSEQATRSNDAIRASREELNEFRRQLQSKTIEIESLRGTNESLEKQLREMEERHNVEIGNYQDNMMELENDLRATKGEMARHLREYQDLLNVKMALDIEIAAYRKLLEGEETRIGTGISFPGSSMSSISAGQGYNYQSRMYSSSGKSSKGKDEEQLQQQSKSMGKVTQREVYEETVVTTKKMEKQQDPSDNSTNQKN, encoded by the exons ATGAGCTACGGATCTGAATCCTTCTCCGCCTCCTCCTACCGGAAGATTTTCGGGGAATCTCCCCGTTATGCATCCTCTCCGTCGCGGTCAACCGTTAACCTGTCCTCCAGGACAGGTTACCGGTCAACCTCTGCGTCCCGGAGCAGCGCCTCCGTCCTGGGCTCGTACAACAGAAAGTCCGGCCGCTCCATGCCAATGGAGACCTTCGACCTGACACAGAGCAATAACCTCAACAATGAGTTCAAAATTGTCCGCACCAATGAGAAGGAACAAATGCAGGGTCTCAACGACCGCTTCGCCATGTTCATCGACAAAGTGCGCAACTTGGAGCAGCACAACGCAGTGCTGGAGACAGAGTTGACTACTCTGCGCCAGAGGCAGGCCGAACCGTCCCGCCTGGCGGAGCTCTACCAGCAAGAGATCCGCGAACTGCGCTCCCAGCTGGAGGGGCTGAGCGGGGAGAAGTCCCAGTTCATGATAGAGAGGGATTCTATCGAGGACGAGCTGCAGAAGCTCAGGGGGAAATACGAAGACGAGTTCCGCGCCCGCGAGGAAGCTGAGGCCCTTCTCAAGGCTTTTAAGAAAGATGTGGATGATGCCACAATGGTGCGCCTGGACCTGGAGAAGAAGGTGGAATCTCTCCTGGACGAGATCAACTTCCTCAGGAAGGTGCACGAGGAGGAGGTGGCCGAGCTGACGGACATGATCCACGCTGCCCAGGTGTCCGTGGAGATGGAGGTGTCCAAGCCGGACCTCACCTCCGCTCTCAAGGAGATCCGAGGCCAGTACGAGTCCATGGCGTCCAAGAACCTGCAGTCCGCCGAGGAGTGGTACAAGACCAAGTTTGCCGACCTGTCCGAGCAGGCCACCCGGAGCAATGACGCCATCCGGGCCAGCAGGGAGGAATTGAACGAGTTCAGGAGGCAGCTGCAGTCCAAGACCATCGAGATAGAGAGTCTGAGGGGAACCAACGAGTCTCTGGAAAAGCAGCTGCGGGAGATGGAGGAAAGGCACAATGTGGAGATTGGAAACTACCAG GACAACATGATGGAGCTGGAGAACGACCTGAGGGCCACTAAGGGCGAGATGGCTCGTCACCTCAGGGAGTACCAGGATCTGCTGAATGTCAAGATGGCACTGGATATTGAAATTGCAGCTTACAG GAAACTGCTTGAGGGGGAGGAGACCCGCATCGGGACTGGGATCAGCTTTCCCGGGTCCTCCATGAGCAGCATCAGTGCCGGGCAAGGCTACAACTACCAGAGTCGTATGTACAGCAGCTCCGGCAAGAGCTCCAAGGGCAAGGAcgaggagcagctgcagcagcagagcaagTCCATGGGCAAGGTAACCCAGCGTGAGGTCTACGAGGAGACCGTTGTCACCACCAAGAAGATGGAGAAGCAGCAAGACCCCAGCGACAATTCCACCAATCAGAAAAACTAA